A single Nitrosospira multiformis ATCC 25196 DNA region contains:
- the yhbY gene encoding ribosome assembly RNA-binding protein YhbY, which yields MLALTPDFRRGLKARAHALKPVVWIGAAGLSDNVVNELDQRLKSHELIKIKVASADWEIRNALLEKICGRLNAAPVQHIGKMLVIYRPEPEKTNS from the coding sequence ATGTTAGCACTTACTCCAGATTTCAGACGCGGGCTCAAGGCGCGCGCACATGCCCTCAAGCCGGTCGTCTGGATAGGGGCAGCGGGTTTATCGGACAATGTGGTGAACGAACTGGATCAGCGACTTAAAAGCCACGAACTGATCAAAATCAAAGTGGCGAGCGCCGACTGGGAAATACGAAACGCGTTACTGGAGAAAATCTGCGGGCGCCTCAACGCTGCGCCCGTGCAGCACATCGGCAAGATGCTGGTGATTTACCGTCCTGAACCCGAAAAAACGAACAGCTGA
- the rlmE gene encoding 23S rRNA (uridine(2552)-2'-O)-methyltransferase RlmE, giving the protein MKRTKTSKAWMKEHVNDFFVRQAKKEGYRSRAAYKLMEIAERDHLFKPGMTVVDLGAAPGGWSQVAAEKLKGKGRAVALDILEMAPISGVTFIQGDFREASVLAELKEQLKDLPVDLVICDMSPNITGIRVIDQTRGMHLAELALEFCTEQLNSGGNFLVKVFQGSGFDEFFRAMRATFHRVVTRKPLASRGRSSEIYLLGLGKRD; this is encoded by the coding sequence ATGAAGCGAACCAAAACCAGCAAGGCCTGGATGAAGGAGCATGTGAATGACTTTTTTGTCAGGCAGGCAAAAAAGGAAGGCTACCGCTCACGCGCGGCCTATAAGCTGATGGAGATCGCCGAACGCGATCACTTGTTCAAGCCGGGCATGACGGTAGTAGATCTTGGCGCTGCTCCCGGCGGGTGGTCGCAGGTAGCAGCGGAGAAGCTCAAGGGCAAGGGTAGAGCGGTTGCCTTGGATATCCTGGAAATGGCGCCCATATCCGGCGTAACCTTCATTCAGGGAGATTTCCGCGAAGCGTCTGTCCTGGCCGAATTGAAGGAACAATTGAAGGATTTGCCCGTTGACCTTGTAATTTGCGATATGTCACCTAATATAACGGGCATACGGGTAATTGATCAAACGCGGGGCATGCACCTGGCGGAGCTGGCTCTCGAGTTTTGTACCGAGCAGTTGAACTCTGGCGGCAACTTCCTCGTCAAAGTATTTCAAGGTTCTGGTTTTGACGAGTTTTTTCGCGCGATGCGCGCTACATTCCATCGGGTGGTAACACGTAAACCCTTGGCATCACGGGGTCGGAGCAGTGAAATCTATTTGCTGGGGCTGGGAAAGCGGGATTAG
- the ftsH gene encoding ATP-dependent zinc metalloprotease FtsH: MNNLIKNMAIWLVIALVLMTVFNQFSTRQSGQAPMEYSQFIDEVKQGRIAKVTIEGRTLKGTKTDGRRFTTYTPSDPWMVSDLLKAGVIIDAKPEEEPSLLMNIFVSWFPMLLLIGVWIFFMRQMQGGGRGGGAFSFGKSKARMLDESTNQVTFADVAGCEEAKEEVSELVEFLRDPSKFQKLGGRIPRGVLMVGNPGTGKTLLARAIAGEAKVPFFSISGSDFVEMFVGVGAARVRDMFEQAKKHAPCIIFIDEIDAVGRQRGAGLGGGNDEREQTLNQLLVEMDGFEGTAGVIVIAATNRPDVLDPALLRPGRFDRQVTVPLPDIRGREQILHVHMRKVPIAPDVHAETLARGTPGMSGADLANLVNEAALFAARSNKRLVDMEDFERAKDKIFMGAERKSVLMPERERRNTAYHESGHAVVAQLLPKTDPVHKVSIIPRGRALGVTMQLPTEDRFSMDREEILQNIAVLFGGRIAEEVFMGQMTTGASNDFERATEMARRMVTQWGMSDSLGPMVYGENEGEVFLGRSVTTHKNVSEATMQKVDIEIRRIIDTQYSLARKLIEENRDKIEVMAKALLEWETIDAEQIGDIMEGRTPRPPKPSRTAPTPPKDNAPPAAPAPTATPAQEA, encoded by the coding sequence TTGAACAATCTCATTAAAAACATGGCCATCTGGCTGGTGATTGCTCTTGTGCTGATGACGGTGTTCAATCAGTTCAGTACACGGCAGTCGGGGCAGGCACCGATGGAATATTCCCAGTTCATCGACGAGGTGAAGCAGGGCAGGATCGCCAAAGTAACTATAGAAGGCCGCACGCTGAAGGGTACCAAAACCGATGGCAGACGTTTTACGACGTACACGCCCTCGGACCCATGGATGGTGAGCGACCTGCTTAAGGCAGGCGTCATCATAGATGCCAAGCCGGAGGAAGAACCTTCCCTCCTGATGAATATCTTCGTTTCCTGGTTCCCCATGCTTCTGCTGATCGGGGTATGGATTTTCTTCATGCGGCAGATGCAGGGGGGGGGTCGGGGCGGCGGCGCCTTTTCGTTCGGGAAAAGCAAGGCGCGCATGCTCGACGAATCCACTAACCAGGTGACGTTTGCCGATGTTGCAGGTTGTGAAGAAGCCAAGGAGGAGGTTTCCGAACTGGTGGAATTCCTGCGCGATCCCAGCAAGTTCCAGAAACTGGGAGGACGTATCCCGCGCGGCGTGTTGATGGTGGGAAATCCGGGTACGGGTAAGACGCTCCTGGCGCGTGCTATTGCCGGTGAAGCCAAGGTACCCTTCTTCAGTATCTCCGGCTCCGATTTTGTGGAAATGTTTGTGGGGGTAGGTGCAGCCAGAGTGCGCGATATGTTCGAGCAAGCGAAGAAGCATGCTCCCTGCATTATTTTCATCGACGAGATCGACGCGGTCGGGCGTCAGCGTGGCGCGGGTCTCGGTGGTGGAAACGATGAACGCGAACAGACGCTCAATCAGTTGCTGGTGGAAATGGATGGTTTCGAAGGCACTGCGGGTGTGATTGTCATCGCAGCTACCAACCGTCCGGATGTGCTCGACCCTGCGCTGTTGCGTCCCGGCCGTTTCGACCGGCAGGTGACGGTGCCGCTCCCCGATATCCGTGGCCGTGAGCAGATATTGCATGTCCATATGCGCAAAGTGCCGATCGCGCCCGATGTGCATGCCGAAACCCTCGCCCGCGGAACCCCGGGGATGTCCGGAGCCGACCTCGCCAATCTGGTGAATGAGGCGGCCCTGTTTGCTGCGCGCAGCAACAAGCGGCTCGTCGACATGGAGGATTTCGAGCGGGCCAAGGACAAGATCTTCATGGGTGCAGAACGCAAATCCGTTCTGATGCCGGAGCGTGAGCGGCGCAACACTGCCTATCATGAATCCGGGCACGCGGTGGTTGCCCAATTGCTACCCAAGACCGATCCGGTGCACAAGGTTTCCATTATCCCGCGGGGGCGGGCACTGGGTGTGACCATGCAACTGCCGACCGAAGACCGTTTCAGTATGGACCGTGAGGAAATCCTGCAGAATATTGCGGTTCTGTTCGGGGGGCGTATCGCGGAGGAAGTCTTCATGGGCCAGATGACGACTGGCGCATCCAATGATTTCGAGCGTGCGACAGAGATGGCGAGACGCATGGTCACCCAATGGGGCATGTCTGATTCGCTTGGCCCGATGGTTTATGGCGAGAACGAGGGAGAAGTGTTTCTGGGCCGTTCCGTCACAACCCACAAGAATGTCAGTGAAGCGACCATGCAGAAGGTGGATATAGAAATTCGCCGCATCATCGACACGCAGTACAGCCTGGCGCGCAAGCTGATCGAAGAAAACCGCGACAAGATCGAGGTTATGGCCAAAGCGTTGCTGGAATGGGAAACCATAGACGCGGAGCAAATCGGCGATATCATGGAAGGCCGTACGCCCCGGCCTCCCAAGCCAAGCAGGACTGCTCCAACGCCGCCCAAGGATAATGCGCCCCCCGCGGCCCCGGCGCCTACAGCGACACCCGCGCAGGAAGCTTAG
- the folP gene encoding dihydropteroate synthase, which yields MGVVNITPDSFSDGGLFASTDHALNHAFHLMEEGADLLDVGGESTRPGSTPVFVEEELRRILPVVEELANQNVRVSVDTSKPEVMRAAIAAGAVMINDVRALQMPGALEAVAEGGVMACLMHMQGEPANMQVNPQYDDVVQDVKVFLKRRVEAAQAAGIPRERLVVDPGFGFGKNQVHNIELLRHLDQFIDLGVPVLVGLSRKSMLGKITGSDINNRIHASIAAALIAAMKGAAILRVHDVRATRDALAVYNAVYDRGSARENASSLTSRWKPSVEFNSFR from the coding sequence ATGGGCGTTGTCAATATAACTCCTGACTCCTTTTCGGATGGCGGCTTGTTCGCTTCAACCGACCATGCCTTGAACCATGCTTTCCATTTGATGGAAGAAGGGGCGGATCTGCTGGACGTCGGCGGTGAATCAACGCGCCCTGGCAGCACCCCGGTTTTTGTCGAAGAGGAATTACGTCGGATTCTCCCGGTAGTGGAAGAACTGGCAAATCAGAATGTGCGGGTTTCGGTCGACACTTCCAAACCCGAAGTCATGCGCGCTGCCATCGCCGCGGGGGCCGTGATGATTAACGATGTGAGGGCACTCCAGATGCCGGGTGCGCTGGAGGCGGTCGCAGAAGGAGGTGTGATGGCTTGCCTCATGCATATGCAGGGTGAACCCGCTAATATGCAGGTCAATCCCCAATATGATGATGTAGTGCAGGATGTCAAGGTTTTTCTGAAGCGGCGGGTGGAGGCTGCCCAAGCCGCAGGTATTCCGCGGGAGCGGCTGGTAGTCGATCCGGGCTTTGGTTTTGGTAAAAACCAGGTTCATAATATCGAGCTATTACGGCATCTCGATCAGTTTATCGATCTTGGAGTACCGGTACTGGTAGGTCTCTCGCGCAAATCGATGCTGGGAAAAATCACGGGCAGTGACATAAATAACCGGATTCATGCCAGCATAGCGGCAGCGCTGATCGCGGCTATGAAGGGTGCGGCCATCCTCCGTGTGCATGACGTCCGGGCAACCCGGGATGCGCTCGCTGTTTACAATGCGGTTTACGACCGGGGCTCTGCACGGGAGAATGCATCATCGCTCACTTCACGGTGGAAACCCTCAGTTGAATTCAATTCATTTCGATAA
- the glmM gene encoding phosphoglucosamine mutase, which produces MTRKYFGTDGIRGRVGEAPITPEFVIHLGYSAGKVLTSSDWHLSKGERPAVLIGKDTRISGYMLESALQAGLSAAGVDVLLSGPMPTPAVAYLTRALRLQAGIVISASHNPFEDNGIKFFSALGAKLPDATEQEIEAGLNAPLKAMPSAQLGKARRVNDARGRYIEFCKSTFPNHLDLRGLRVVVDCAHGATYQIAGPVLHELGAEVVAIGIHPDGLNINHECGATHGAALQEAVRHHRADIGVALDGDGDRVIMTDGEGMLYDGDQLIYLVAKHRKQNGLLKGGVAGTLMTNLAIENGLKKLDIPFARANVGDRYVLELLQIKNWQLGGEGSGHIICLDKHTTGDGIISALQVLYAMRDSGKTLTELASDVTLYPQQLINVRVPKGFDAHNSLAIKTAQAEAERDLDTTGRVLLRASGTEPLIRVMVEGESGQKVKHWAEKIAEVVRNAAAGERSVEKALPN; this is translated from the coding sequence ATGACAAGAAAATATTTTGGAACTGACGGCATACGCGGACGCGTAGGTGAAGCGCCTATCACGCCCGAATTCGTGATACATCTGGGTTATTCTGCGGGCAAGGTTCTGACCTCCTCGGATTGGCATCTTTCAAAAGGAGAGCGCCCGGCAGTATTGATCGGCAAGGATACACGCATATCAGGCTATATGCTGGAATCAGCCTTGCAGGCGGGGCTTTCCGCAGCCGGAGTGGATGTTCTGCTTTCGGGGCCTATGCCCACTCCTGCGGTTGCCTATCTCACCCGGGCCCTGCGTTTGCAGGCGGGCATCGTCATTTCGGCTTCCCACAATCCTTTCGAGGATAACGGCATCAAGTTTTTTTCTGCCCTCGGCGCCAAATTACCCGATGCGACCGAACAGGAGATTGAAGCGGGATTGAATGCGCCTCTCAAGGCAATGCCGTCGGCGCAGCTCGGAAAAGCGCGGCGCGTTAATGACGCCAGAGGACGCTATATCGAGTTCTGCAAAAGCACTTTTCCAAATCACCTCGATCTGCGGGGACTGCGGGTCGTGGTCGATTGCGCCCATGGCGCCACTTATCAGATTGCCGGTCCCGTATTGCACGAATTGGGCGCCGAAGTAGTTGCGATTGGAATCCATCCCGATGGTCTCAATATCAATCACGAGTGTGGGGCAACGCATGGAGCGGCCCTGCAGGAAGCTGTCCGGCACCATCGGGCAGATATCGGAGTGGCATTGGATGGGGATGGTGATCGCGTAATCATGACCGATGGCGAGGGCATGCTTTACGACGGCGACCAGTTGATCTACCTCGTCGCGAAACATCGAAAACAAAACGGGCTGCTCAAGGGGGGGGTGGCGGGGACGCTCATGACGAATCTGGCGATTGAAAACGGGTTAAAGAAACTGGATATTCCTTTTGCGCGCGCGAATGTCGGCGATCGCTATGTGCTGGAACTGCTGCAGATAAAAAACTGGCAGCTGGGCGGCGAAGGTTCCGGCCATATTATCTGCCTCGACAAACATACTACCGGTGACGGAATCATTTCGGCACTACAGGTACTCTACGCGATGCGTGATTCCGGCAAGACCTTGACCGAGCTCGCATCAGACGTGACGCTCTATCCGCAACAACTCATCAATGTCAGGGTACCCAAGGGATTTGATGCGCACAACAGTCTTGCCATCAAAACCGCTCAAGCAGAGGCCGAACGCGATCTCGATACTACGGGCCGGGTGCTTCTGCGTGCTTCGGGTACGGAACCCTTGATAAGAGTAATGGTAGAGGGCGAGTCCGGGCAGAAAGTCAAGCACTGGG